From Phragmites australis chromosome 5, lpPhrAust1.1, whole genome shotgun sequence, a single genomic window includes:
- the LOC133918046 gene encoding uncharacterized protein LOC133918046 yields the protein MQHNRRTLEELNLILFDSSNQERIFTVEATINVVNIKFGWYYISCSDDNCKKQLDKNGDHYFCKKCDKKAQPKARYKIKLEISDSTANATYVLFDKEAQMLISESADFMIASVNHDNKEVPKSLQKIYGETLIFQFRLTEYNFTSCRLDYTVSRIFIPNEKGNSTIEIKSIKESTLRKNPKGALEKQVPHETEIINIPDDVDNEEHKGKQRSKRIGRRHKHVQLEDGEVSESQNNSTKLQRKRKSIVQRKQENPNKKVDITNYSLSKMESTSMAHVKEEPEDSDVSSMDKSKCEENRSSLSKLQCGKQTRRRYMAIEDDSDEIYTETPENEGLEIDSNYAKQLAALEKNIRIGERLAKKIDGKKSKNIDAKCKKTVDHLKNKANQGRPKRTKRVNQKYTDIF from the exons ATGCAACACAATAGAAGAACTTTGGAAGaattaaatttgattttgtttgaCTCATCAAATCAG GAAAGGATATTCACCGTTGAAGCAACAATTAATGTGGTTAATATTAAATTTGGCTGGTACTACATATCATGTAGTGATGATAACTGCAAGAAGCAACTTGACAAGAATGGTGATcactatttttgcaaaaagtgTGATAAGAAAGCTCAGCCTAAAGCAAG GTACAAAATTAAGCTTGAAATAAGTGATTCAACAGCGAACGCAACTTACGTACTTTTCGACAAGGAAGCTCAAATGCTAATTAGTGAATCAGCGGATTTTATGATTGCTTCAGTCAATCATGACAATAAGGAGGTGCCAAAATCTCTACAGAAAATATATGGAGAAACACTAATTTTTCAGTTCAGATTGACTGAGTACAACTTCACAAGTTGCAGACTAGACTATACCGTCTCAAGAATATTTATTCCAAATGAAAAAGGAAATTCAACAATTGAGATTAAAAGCATCAAAGAG AGTACCTTGAGAAAAAATCCAAAAGGTGCTCTCGAAAAACAAGTGCCTCATGAAACTGAAATCATAAATATACCGGATGATGTTGATAATGAAGAACACAAAGGGAAACAGAGAAGTAAAAGGATAGGAAGAAGGCATAAACATGTTCAACTTGAAGATGGCGAAGTTTCTGAAAGCCAAAACAATAGTACAAAATTGCAAAGAAAGAGAAAGTCTATTGTACAAAGAAAACAGgaaaatccaaacaaaaag GTAGACATCACAAATTATTCACTTAGCAAAATGGAATCAACCTCGATGGCGCATGTGAAAGAAGAGCCAGAAGATAGCGATGTTAGTAGCATGGATAAAAGTAAATGTGAAGAAAACAGATCTTCGTTAAGCAAACTTCAATGTGGCAAGCAAACAAGACGGAGATATATGGCAATAGAAGATGACTCAGATGAAATCTACACAGAAACACCTGAAAATGAAGGCTTGGAGATTGACAGCAATTACGCCAAACAATTAGCTGCTCTAGAAAAGAACATAAGGATTGGAGAAAGATTGGCTAAAAAGATTGATGGCAAAAAGAGCAAAAATATTGATGCTAAATGCAAGAAGACTGTTGATCACCTAAAAAATAAAGCAAATCAGGGAAGGCCTAAGAGAACAAAGAGAGTTAACCAAAAGTATACAGACATCTTTTAA